From Natronorubrum halophilum, a single genomic window includes:
- a CDS encoding thiolase C-terminal domain-containing protein, whose protein sequence is MTDAFVTGVGMTRFESESSSAVLELAERAAWRALSDAAVEPKDVTSVHVGNMAAEAFAERTGIENALCGSLGVEGAIADRIENTSASGASAVLRAVHALEAGASSCALVVGVETMSSAETAVATELISRLVHDREYAQGVTLPSFAGLAADHYLRTYDVDPSALAQVAVKNHRNAAANPYAQFQRSITLETALNSPPVAEPLRLYDCCPMSDGAAALVLETTGDDVRIAGITGATGTHAVAERPSPLEIESVERAGEQALSDAGITRDDVDVACIHDAFTILELLELEELGFYDRGDAWRATADGETSLDGQLPVNPGGGLKARGHPLGATGVSQVIELTWQLRGDAPEERRVADPETGLALNVAGFGNNAVCTILEVP, encoded by the coding sequence ATGACCGACGCGTTCGTCACCGGCGTCGGAATGACGCGTTTCGAATCGGAGAGTTCGAGTGCCGTGCTCGAACTGGCCGAGCGGGCGGCGTGGCGGGCCCTCTCCGACGCCGCCGTCGAACCGAAGGACGTGACGTCCGTTCACGTCGGCAACATGGCGGCCGAAGCGTTCGCGGAGCGGACGGGAATCGAAAACGCGCTCTGTGGCTCCCTCGGCGTGGAGGGGGCGATCGCGGATCGGATCGAGAACACGAGCGCGAGCGGTGCGAGCGCCGTCCTTCGGGCCGTCCACGCGCTCGAGGCGGGCGCGTCGTCGTGCGCCCTCGTCGTCGGCGTCGAGACGATGTCGTCGGCCGAGACGGCGGTGGCGACGGAGCTCATCAGCCGCCTCGTCCACGACCGGGAGTACGCACAGGGGGTCACCTTACCGTCGTTCGCGGGGCTCGCGGCCGATCACTACCTGCGGACGTACGACGTCGATCCGTCGGCGCTCGCGCAGGTGGCCGTCAAGAACCACCGCAACGCCGCGGCGAATCCGTACGCGCAATTCCAGCGGTCGATCACCCTCGAGACGGCCCTGAACTCGCCGCCCGTCGCGGAACCCCTTCGGCTGTACGACTGCTGTCCGATGAGCGACGGTGCCGCCGCGCTCGTTCTCGAAACGACCGGGGACGACGTTCGAATCGCGGGAATCACCGGCGCGACCGGCACCCACGCGGTCGCCGAGCGACCGAGCCCCCTCGAGATCGAGAGCGTCGAGCGGGCCGGCGAGCAGGCCCTCTCCGATGCCGGTATCACGCGGGACGACGTCGACGTCGCCTGCATCCACGACGCGTTCACGATCCTCGAGTTGCTCGAACTCGAGGAGCTGGGATTTTACGACCGCGGCGACGCCTGGCGGGCGACGGCGGACGGCGAAACGTCCCTCGACGGGCAGCTGCCGGTCAACCCCGGCGGCGGGCTCAAAGCCCGCGGTCATCCCCTCGGCGCGACCGGCGTCTCTCAGGTGATCGAACTGACCTGGCAATTACGCGGCGACGCCCCAGAAGAGAGACGCGTCGCCGATCCTGAAACGGGGCTCGCGCTCAACGTTGCCGGGTTCGGAAACAACGCGGTCTGTACGATCTTAGAGGTGCCATGA
- a CDS encoding CaiB/BaiF CoA transferase family protein yields MTTGDRILDGVRVVDLTTFVTGGFCSLMLANQGAEVIKVERPGVGDDNRHSGPPFIDGESPYFWTVNYGKKSVELDLKTEAGREALYDLAGEADVFLQNYRPGTAERLDVDEETIRLHNEEIVYCAISAFGQTGPWRERPGYDLMIQGMSGIMSVTGEDGRRPVKVGLPMTDLITGMWAAFGISNALYRRERTGEGEYIDLGMLDAALPWLTKQAGKVFAGDSPSRMGTKDPVLAPYQTFETADGYLNVACLNQKLWKALCEAIDRPELTDDDRFETNADRVEHMAELETELEKTFGELTTDEWMTLLVEEAGIPAGPVYDVEDALYNEQTAARESVTSIEHPEHGEIPVIEHPLKYDRSSSGFESPPPKLGEDTRSVFRDLGYDEDELNDLTDRGAFGTE; encoded by the coding sequence ATGACTACCGGAGATCGTATTCTTGACGGCGTGAGAGTCGTCGACTTGACCACGTTCGTTACCGGCGGCTTTTGCTCGCTGATGCTCGCCAATCAGGGCGCAGAGGTGATCAAGGTCGAACGGCCCGGCGTCGGTGACGATAATCGCCACTCGGGGCCGCCGTTTATCGACGGCGAGTCGCCGTACTTCTGGACGGTCAACTACGGCAAGAAGAGCGTCGAACTCGACCTCAAGACCGAAGCCGGACGGGAGGCGCTGTACGACCTCGCTGGCGAGGCGGACGTCTTCCTCCAGAACTACCGTCCGGGGACGGCAGAGCGCCTCGACGTCGACGAGGAGACGATCCGTTTGCACAACGAGGAGATCGTCTACTGTGCGATTTCGGCGTTCGGCCAGACGGGGCCGTGGCGCGAACGACCCGGCTACGACCTGATGATCCAGGGCATGAGCGGCATCATGAGCGTCACCGGCGAAGACGGCCGCCGCCCCGTGAAAGTCGGGCTCCCGATGACGGATCTCATCACGGGAATGTGGGCCGCCTTCGGGATCTCGAACGCCCTGTACCGCCGTGAACGGACCGGCGAGGGTGAGTACATCGATCTCGGCATGCTCGACGCCGCGCTCCCGTGGCTGACGAAACAGGCCGGCAAAGTGTTCGCGGGCGACTCCCCCTCGCGCATGGGAACGAAAGATCCGGTCCTCGCGCCCTACCAGACGTTCGAGACCGCCGACGGCTACCTCAACGTCGCCTGCCTCAACCAGAAGCTCTGGAAGGCCCTGTGCGAAGCGATCGACCGCCCCGAACTGACCGACGACGACCGCTTCGAGACGAACGCGGACCGCGTCGAACACATGGCCGAACTCGAGACCGAACTCGAGAAGACGTTCGGCGAACTGACGACCGACGAGTGGATGACCCTGCTCGTCGAGGAGGCGGGCATTCCGGCAGGTCCGGTGTACGACGTCGAGGACGCCCTGTACAACGAGCAGACGGCGGCTCGCGAGTCGGTGACGTCGATCGAACACCCCGAACACGGCGAGATTCCCGTGATCGAGCACCCGCTGAAGTACGATCGCTCGAGCAGCGGCTTCGAGTCGCCGCCCCCGAAACTGGGAGAAGACACGCGGAGCGTCTTCCGGGACCTCGGCTACGACGAGGACGAACTGAACGATCTCACCGATCGCGGCGCGTTCGGGACGGAGTGA
- a CDS encoding molybdopterin molybdotransferase MoeA, which yields MTDHDDLLALDDAIDRTLACRDAALEGRTTTTVPLDDLSGRVLAESVSAETDQPSSDRATMDGYAFAAADEGPLEIVDQRVFPESTPPAIEAGQAVEIATGAPLPERADTVCKREDATIDDGRLERPTLEAGTYVYERGSNVTAGERLYDTGERLSALDAILLRDLGRETVETYEPFSVGVLATGTEIHEERHTDLDSPMLCSLVRSWGHDPTYEGSVPDEGDRVEERIGDLADRHDVVVTTGGTSVGKKDYVIDAVGTLGEVAFHRVRVRPGKPIALARLPDHDALAVAIPGKPIGAYVIAALVARPLFTGDRTTATLERTITRDVGLGPEGFEYAIPVTLEGEDATPLGHVDSPLEVYEETFDPSVLSSSTRAATADGFVLTTAALDAGTRVDVIPTAVLE from the coding sequence ATGACCGACCACGACGACCTCCTCGCCCTCGACGACGCGATCGACCGGACGCTCGCGTGTCGCGACGCCGCTCTCGAGGGCAGGACGACGACGACCGTTCCCCTCGACGACCTGTCCGGCCGAGTGCTCGCCGAGAGCGTGTCCGCCGAGACCGATCAGCCCTCGAGCGATCGCGCCACGATGGACGGCTACGCCTTCGCCGCGGCCGACGAGGGCCCGCTCGAGATCGTCGACCAGCGCGTCTTCCCGGAGTCGACGCCGCCGGCGATCGAGGCCGGGCAAGCGGTCGAAATCGCGACGGGGGCACCGCTGCCCGAGCGAGCGGATACCGTCTGCAAGCGCGAAGACGCGACGATCGACGACGGCCGACTGGAGCGACCGACCCTCGAGGCGGGGACCTACGTCTACGAGCGCGGATCGAACGTCACTGCAGGTGAGCGGCTGTACGACACGGGCGAGCGCCTGTCGGCGCTCGACGCGATCTTGCTTCGAGATCTGGGTCGTGAAACCGTCGAGACGTACGAGCCGTTCTCCGTCGGCGTCCTCGCGACCGGGACGGAAATCCACGAGGAGCGTCACACCGACCTCGACTCGCCGATGCTCTGCAGTCTGGTCCGATCGTGGGGCCACGACCCGACGTACGAGGGCTCGGTGCCCGACGAGGGGGATCGAGTCGAGGAGCGGATCGGCGACCTCGCGGACCGACACGACGTGGTCGTCACGACCGGCGGGACGAGCGTCGGAAAGAAAGATTACGTCATCGACGCGGTAGGGACCCTCGGCGAAGTCGCCTTCCACCGCGTTCGCGTCCGTCCCGGGAAACCCATCGCGCTCGCGCGGTTGCCCGACCACGACGCCCTCGCCGTCGCCATTCCCGGGAAACCGATCGGAGCCTACGTCATCGCCGCCCTCGTCGCCCGCCCGCTGTTTACGGGTGATCGAACGACGGCGACGCTCGAGCGAACGATCACCCGCGACGTCGGACTCGGACCCGAAGGGTTCGAGTACGCGATTCCGGTCACGCTCGAGGGCGAGGACGCCACGCCGCTCGGGCACGTGGACTCCCCGCTCGAGGTGTACGAAGAGACGTTCGACCCGAGCGTGCTTTCCTCGAGTACGCGCGCGGCGACCGCCGACGGCTTCGTGCTCACGACGGCCGCCCTCGACGCCGGGACGCGAGTGGACGTGATTCCGACGGCCGTCCTGGAGTGA